Part of the Streptomyces antimycoticus genome, AGCCACGCCGCGAGCAGCGGAGTGGCGATCACGCCGAGCAGGCTGGAGTACGTACCCGCGCAGATGGCGGCCGGGACATTGCCCCGGGCCGTGGAGGTGAGGGCGACCGAGGACTGGACGGTCGAGGGCACGACACACAGGAAGAGCAGTCCGGTGTAGAGCCGGTCGGTGAGGAGGAACGGGGCGAGGCCGCCCGCGGCCAGCCCCAGCAGCGGGAAGAGCGCGAAGGTGCTCGCGCCCACCACCAGGTGCAGTCTCCACTGCCGCAGGCCGTTCAGCGCCTCGCGGGTGGACAGCCGCGAACCGTAGAGGAAGAAGAGCAGCCCGATCGCGATGTCCGCGGCATCGCCGACGGCCGTGGCCGCCGCCCCGCTCGCGGGCAGCAGCGCCGCCAGCGCGACCGTCCCGAGGAGGGCGGCGACATAGGGGTCGACCGCCCTCCCGAGCCGGCCCGGCCACGACAGCGGCCAGGACTTCCGCATCACATCAATCACCGCTCCCGGCCTGCCACGGCGGGTGGCCGATCTGCGGCAGCACCGGATCCGCACCGGTGAGGCCGCCGGTCACGACGTCGATGGCGCCGCCGCCCCCGTCGTGGTCGCTGCCCGCCGTGCCACGGCTCAGCAGCAGGGCGTTGAGGGTGCGGTCGACCTCCAGCCAGGAGTCCGCGCCGGAGTTGTCGATGACCACGAGGCCGTTGTGCGGCCCGGTGGCCACCGTGGGGGTGTCATCCGGCTCGCAGTCGTCCCGCGGGGTGCTGCCCGCGGGCACGGGCGTCGCCTTGGCGGAGACCGCGGCGCCCGCGCACAGGACGCCCGCGGTGGCCGCGAGGATGAGCCCGGCCGTGGACGGACGGGACGAGCCGGTGTCTTTTCTGGGCTTACGGCGCCGGCCGGGGCCGGGCCCGAGGAATGTCGAGGGCATACCGCGCGGCCCCGGCTCAGACCCTGGCGGGCTGACGGTGGCCGTGGTGCCTGCTGATGTTCTTCTCCAGCAGTTCCGTGGCGCCCTTGACCCCGATGGCCGCGGCCTCCCGGGTGTCCGGCAGCCGCCCGTCCGCCGTTTTGAGGTCGCTCAGCGCCCCGTCGATCGCCCCATGGGCGGCGAACAGACAAGGGGTGCTGTAGATAGCGACATCCACCCCCAGTTCGGACAGCTCGGACAGCGAGAGCCGCGGCGACTTCCCGCCCGCGATCTGGTTGAACAGCAGGGGCTTGTCGCCGATGACCTTGCGGACCTTGCGGATCCACTCCACGCTGCGCACCCCGTCGACGAGGACGACATCCGCGTCGGTCTCCGCCAGCGCGGCCGCCCGCCGCAGGATCTCGGGCTCCTCGGTGGCGTCCGTGCGTGCCACCACCACCATGTCCTTCCTGCTGCTCAGCACCAGTTGGAGCTTGTCGAGGTACTCCTCGAGCGGCAGGGTCAGCTTGCCGTCCGCGTGGCCGCAGCGGCGCGGGCGCCGCTGGTCCTCCAGGATCACCCCGGAGGCCCCGGTGCGCTCCAGCCGCTGCACCACATGGCAGGCGACCTCGGGATCCACATAGCCGTCGTCGATGTCCACGAGCAGATGGTGCTCGGGGAAGGCGAGACGCAGCCGCTCCACGAAGGCGAGCATGTCGGGCCAGGCGATGAAGCCGATGTCGGGCAGCCCGTAATGCGATGCGGCGAACCCGAATCCGGATACGAAGAAGCCGTTGTAGTGCTGTGCGGCGATGGACGCCGAGTACATGTCGTAGATGCCGATGAGAGGTGTAGTTCGAGATGAACTGATGGCCTTTCGGAGGGCATTGCCATAGAGCATGATGTCCCCTTGAGTTCGGTGCCTTTCGGCGTTGCGTGATGGCTATGTGCCCGCGCGGTTTGGTTTACGGAAGGCCAAAGAACAGTAAAGCCACTCGCCGGGTTCCCTGAAGATGCCTGGCCCGGCTCGGGTTGGGGTCGAACACCCCTTGAGCGCTCTGGCCCGCGTTCCCGGGTGGTCTGCGACATGCCTGGCATGCCCGGGCCTTCGCGGGGTATGCGCAACAAGCCTGTCCACTGAAAAGAGTTGCTCGTGCCTGTCCCAACCGATGTCGAAGCCTCCGCGTCCGCGCCCTCCCGGCACCACCTGCTCTGGCGCGCTGTCCAGCGACGCAAGAACCCTCCACTGCGCCGGAGCGACATCACGGTCACCGAAGAGAAGACCGTCCGGAAAGCGGTGAAGGCCGCCGCGCTGGGAAACGCCATGGAATGGTTCGACTTCGGGATCTACAGCTATCTCGCGGTCACCATCGGCAAAGTGTTCTTCCCGTCCGGTAATGGCACGGCCCAGGTGCTCTCCTCCCTCGCGACATTCGCGGTGGCCTTTCTGGTCCGCCCGGTGGGAGGCATGTTCTTCGGGCCTCTGGGCGACCGGATCGGCCGTAAGAAGGTCCTGTCCTTCACCATGATCATGATGGCGTCCAGCACGCTCGCCATCGGGCTGATCCCCGGCTATGCCGCCATCGGCTTCTGGTCGCCGGCGCTGCTCATCCTGTTCCGTATGCTCCAGGGATTCTCCACCGGCGGGGAATACGGCGGCGCCTCGACCTTCATCGCCGAATACGCGCCCGACAAGCGCCGTGGGTACTACGGCAGCTTTCTGGAGTTCGGCACGCTGATCGGCTACACCGCGGCGGCCGGACTGGTCACCATCCTGACCGTGACACTCGCCGACTCCTCGATGAATTCCTGGGGCTGGCGCATTCCGTTCCTGGCCGCCGCGCCGATCGGTCTGGTCGGTCTGTATCTGCGGCTGAAGCTGGATGACACCCCCGCCTTCCAGAAGCTGGAGGACGAGGGCGCCACCAGCGCGGGGGAGCGCGAGAGCCTGCCGTTCTGGCAGGTGTTCCGCACTCAGTGGCGTGCGATGGCGCTGTGCATCGCGCTGGTCGCCGCGTACAACATCACCGACTACATGCTGCTGTCCTACATGCCGACCTATCTGTCGGACACCCTCCACTACAGCAGCACCAGCGCCCTGGTCTCGATCATCATCGTGATGCTCGTGCTCATGGCGGCCATCACCTTCGTCGGCCGGTACTCCGACCGCATCGGCCGCAAGCCCGTGCTGATGGCCGGGTCCGTGGGCTTCCTGGTGCTCGCCGTGCCGTGCTTCCTGCTCATCAAGCAGGGCGGGGTGGTCCCGGTCTTCGCCGGGCTGCTGCTCCTGGGGCTGTGTCTGCTGCCGTATGTGAGCGTGATGTCCGCCTCGCTGCCCGCGCTCTTCCCGACGAATGTGCGCTACGGCTCGCTCTCCATCGCCTTCAACATCTCCGTCTCGCTCTTCGGCGGCACCACGCCGCTGGTGACCGAGGGTCTGATCAGCAGCACCGGGGACGATCTGATGCCCGCCTACTACACGATGCTCGCCGCCGTCGTCGGCATCATCGCCGCCGCCGTGATGAAGGAGACGGCGCGGAAGCCGCTGGAGGGCTCGCCGCCCGCCGTGGCCACCAAGGAGGAGGCCATCGCGCTCGTGGAGTCCCAGCGCTCCTGAGTTCCCCTTCCCCGGGCGGTGTGCGCCAAGGCTTCCGCACCTGCATTACCTCGGCGGTAATCGACCGCCGCGCGCGACGGCGGCAGGGTTGAGCCATCGGGTCCCGGGCCGGCGCCCTCCGGTCCGGGACCCGGTGCCACCAGGGGATTTCATGGAGGAGTAACCACATGACGCAGTACGAAACCGCCGTCGCCCGCTACTTCGAGGCGTGGAACGCCACCGGCCCCGAGGCCCGCGCCAAGGCCGTCGCCGCCGCCTGGACCGAGGATGGCGGCTACACCGACCCGCTGGCCGAGGCGCGAGGCCATGAGGAGCTGGCCGCCGTCATCGCCGGGGCCCAGGAGCAGTTCCCCGGCCATGAGTTCCGGCTCACCGGCGCCGTGGACGGCCACCACGCCATGGCCCGCTTCAGCTGGGAGCTGGTCGCCACGGCCGACGGCTCGGCCCCGGTCGCCGCGACCGATGTGATCACCCTGGCCGAGGACGGCCGGATCCGCTCCGTCCTCGGCTTCCTGGACCGGGTCCCTACGACCGGCTGAACCGCCCCAGGGCGGCCGCGGTCTCCGGGTCGGCCGGGAGGAACGTCTCGATGGCCAGCTCGGAGACCGTGACATCCATCGGGGTGTTGAAGGTCGCGATCGTCGAGATGAACGACAGCACCCGCCCGCCGTGCTCGATCATCATCGGCAGGGCGAAGGGCGGGGTGTCACCGGCGGTCGCCGTCTCCCGGCCGCCGGTCTCGGGCAGCGGGTAGGCGGCCACCTCGTCGTACAGCGCGCGCAGCGGCGAGGAGCGCATCAGCGCCAGCTGCCGGTCCATCTGGTCCAGCAGATGGCCACGCCATTCGCGGAGGTTGCGGATGCGCGGGGCGAGACCCTCGGGGTGCAGGGTGAGGCGCATCGCGTTCAGCGGCGGCTTCAGCAGATGCTCCGCCACTCCCTCCACAAGCGCCGCGATGCCCCGGTTGGCCGCCAGCACCCCGTAGGTGCCGTCCACCACGAGCGCCGGATAGGGCTCGTAGCCCGTCAGCAGCCGCTCCAGGGATGCCCGCAGGGCGCTCATCGAGGGGTCGTCCACCGACCGCTCCGGATAGTGCGGGGCGTAACCGGCGGCGATCAGCAGGGCGTTGCGCTCGCGGACGGGGACGTCGAGATGGTCGGCGAGCCGGAGCACCATCTCCTGGCTGGGCCGCGACCGGCCGGTCTCGATGAAGCTGATGTGGCGGGCGGAGGAGTCGGCGCGCAGCGCGAGCTCCAGCTGGCTCAGCCGGCGGCGGTCCCGCCACTCGCGCAGCAGTGTGCCCACCCGGGGCGGCGCGGCAGTCGTCATGAGCTGAAGGTAGCCGACGCCGGGTGCTCGCATGGCAGGGTGGAAGGGCCGCCGGTCACCCGCGACGAAGGGATGTGTCATGGCAGTCCAGCCGCTCACCGACCAGGAGATCCAGCAGCGTCTGGAGCAGCTCCCCGGCTGGTCGTTCGCGGACGACCGGCTCTCGCGGACGTATGTCTTCAAGGGGCATCCGCAGGCGGCCGGGATGGTGGCGGAGATCGCCACCATCCAGGAGGAGCTCGACCACCACTCCGATCTGACCCTCGGCTACAACAAGGTCGGCGTCTCGGTGAACACCCACAGCGCCGGGGGCAAGGTGACCGCGCTCGACGTCGAGCTCGCCGGCCGGATCGAGGAGATCGCCCCGCAGCACGGCGCCCGCGCCGACTGACCGGCCGGGCGCGTCGCCGACTGACCGGCCGGCCAGGACCCGACGTCACCCCCGGGCGTCCCGGAAGCGGGCCAGCCCCTCCTGGAGGTCCACGATCGGGCCGGGGTAGTCCAGCCGGTCCCGCTCGGCCTTCGGCAGCCGCCAGGGCGTATGGACGCCGGAGCCCGTCACCCCGGCCAGCTCCGGCACCCAGCGCCGCACATACGCGCCGTCCGGGTCGAACCGCCGGGCCTGCGCCAGCGGGTTGAGGACCCGGTTGGGACGGGTGTCGGTGCCGGTGCCCGCCGCCCACTGCCAGTTCAGCTGGTTGTTGGCCAGATCCCCGTCCACCAGCAGATCCAGGAAATGCCGGGCGCCGATCCGCCAGTCCTGGTAGAGCGTCTTGGTGAGGAAGCTGGCCACCAGCAGCCGCGCCCGGTTGTGCATCCAGCCCTCGTGGCGCAGCTGCCGCATCCCGGCGTCGACCAGCGGATAGCCGGTGCGCCCCGCCTTCCAGGCCGCGACCTCCGCCTCGTCGTGGCGCCACCGGTCGCCCCGCGGGCGGTAGTCGGCGTGCGCGGCGTCCGGCCGGGCGGCCAGCACCTGATAGTGGAAGTCCCGCCAGGCAAGCTGCCGTACGAAGGCGTCGGCGCCCGCGCCGCCCGCCTCCCGCGCCCGGTGCACCAGCTCCACCGGGGACAGACAGCCGAAGTGCAGATACGGGGAGAGCCGGGAGGTGGCGTCGCCCGCCAGATCGTCCTGCCGGTCGGCGTAGCTACCGAGCCCCGAGCGCCACCAGGAGCGGACGCGGCGGCGGCCCGCCGTCTCCCCGCCCTCGGGCAGCCCGGGGGAGGGGCTGCCCGGGGCGAGCGAGGTGACCGCCGCCACCGGCTCCGAGCGCAGCCCGGACGGCACGCTCACGGTGCGCGGAGCGGTGAGCGCGTCGCGCAGCCCGGCCCACTGCCAGGCGCGGAAGTACGGGGTGAAGACGGCGAAGTGGTCCTTGCCCGCCGGGGTCACCTCGCCCGGCTCCACGGCCGTCACCACCGCGCCGTGCACCCGCAGCCGCCGTCCGTCCGCCTCCAGCGCCTCGCGCAGCCGCTGTTCGCGGCGGGTGGCGTAGCCGCTCACCCCGCCCGCGATATGTACCTCGTCCGCGTCGGCCTGCCGGGCCGCCCGCAGGACCTCCGCCACCGCGTCGCCCCGGCGGACCACCAGCCGCCCGCGGCGCTCGCGCAGCCCCGCGTCGAGATCGGCCAGAGCGTCCGCGAGGAACGCCACCCGGTTGGGGACGGCGAACCCCGTGCCGGCCAGGGCGCGGTCCACGACGAACAGCGGAACGACCCGCTCGGCGGAGCGCGTCGCGCCACGCAGCACGGGGTTGTCGGACAGCCGCAGATCGGAGGTGAAGACGGAGAGGGACGTACTCATCCCTCTCCCTTACCTCACGCGGCGCCGCATATTGGTGAATTCCGCCCGATGTCGCCCGGTCACGCCGAGGGGAATGTCAGCAGGACCAGCGGATCGGTCGTCGGGGCCTTCGACCCTCCGGCGGGCTCGACCGTCACCCCCATGGCCGACGCCTTCCCGACCGCACCACTCAGGACCGCCGCCGCGCTCCGGCCCGGGGAGTCCATCAGACCGGCCGGGCGCATGGTGCCGCCGTCGCTGAACCACAGCTGGTAGATCCGCCCCGCGGGCGGCTCGGGCAGCCCCGAGGCCAGGAACACCGCCCTGTTCAGCCCGCGCGAGACCACCACCGTGCCGGTCGAGCCGTCCGTCATCCGGCCGCTGCGGCTGCGCGCGTCGGGCGCGGCCAGCACCTGGGTCACCTCCTGCGCCTGAGCCACCCGCTGCTCGGAGCGGCGGGCCGTGTCGCGGGCGTCGGACGCCTGCCGGTACTGCCACACCGCGGCCCCGCCGAACGCGACGGCCGCGGCCACACAGGCCGCCAGCGCGACGTTCAGCGCCCGCCGCCCGGTGCGCCGCCGGGGGCCGGCGTGGGACTCCCGGGCCTCCCGCGCCGCCACCCGGGGCGGCTCCTGGCGGACCGTGGCGATGCGCCGCAGCACATCGTCCTTCATGGTCGGGGGCGGGGTCAGGGCCGTCGCCACTGCCAGCTTCCCGGCGGTCTCCCGCAGCTCCCGCACCTCCTGACGGCAGGCGTCGCAGACCGCCAGATGCCGCTCGAACTCGGTCAACTCCCGCCCCGACAGGGCGTGCACCGCGTACGCCCCGGTCAAGGTGTGCAGATCCGCCCTGGTCATGCGCCGACCCCCATGCAGTCCCGGAGCCGGATGAGCCCGTCCCGGAGTCTGGTCTTCACGGTCCCGAGCGGCAGCGACAGCAGCTCCGCCACCTCACGGTAGGAGCGGCCCCGGTAGTAGGCGAGCGTCACCGACTGCCGCTGCAGCTCGGTCAGCGTCCGCATGCACCGGCGCACCTGCTCGCGCTCCAGCCTGGCCTCCACCTGCTCGGTCACCTCGTCGAACGCCGGGGTACGGGACAGCAGCGCGGCGCGCTCCTCGCGGTCGGAGGCGGCCTGTGCCGAGCGCACCCGGTCCACGGCGCGCCGGTGCGCCACCGTCATGATCCAGGCCATGGCGCTGCCCCGACTCGGTTCGAACCGCGCCGCGGACCGCCACACCTCGACCAGGACCTCCTGGGTGACCTCCTCGGCCTGCGCCGGGTTGCGCAGCAGACTGCGCGTCAGCCCCAGGACCGGCCCGCTGACGGCGTCGTAGAGGGCTCCGAACGCGTTCTGGTCCCCCCGGGCCACCATCTGGAGCAACTCTTCGAGGTCCGGTCCGCGCGCGGCCGGTCCGCCGATGTACACGGGTTCTCTCACAGGCCGTCCTTCCGGGAACGATGCGGCGCACACGGAGGTGTCGTACCTCATTCGTCGCCCGGAGGGGTGCGGATTGGTCAAGGTACTCCGAACACGCGCGAGGACGGGTGTGGGGGCAAGCCTGAGAAGCGGGCCGTGAGCGCACGCGCGAGGCCGCCGCCGGTCCGTTCGACCGCGGCGGCCCCGGCACCCCGGCGTCAGCCGGTGGTGAGGGTGAGCCCGTAGGTCGTCAGGATCGGGTTCACCGGCTGGTAGTACGTCGTGCCGCCGACGGTGCAGTTGCCGGAGCCGCCGGAGGTGACGCCCTGCCCCTCGCTGCCCGAGATGAACGGGCCCCCGGAGTCGCCCGGTTCGGCGCAGACGTTGGTGCGCGTGACCCCGTTGATCGTGCCCTGCGGATACTGCACGCTGGTGTCGTGCTGCTGGATGGTGCCGCAGTGCCAGCCGGTCGTCGACCCGGAGCGGCAGACGGACGAGCCCACCGGCGCTTCCTGGGAGCCGGTGACGGTGACATTGGTGCCCTCGGGGCCGATCACCCACGGCTGCGGAACCCAGTCGGCGTTGGTGGACACCCAGGCGTAGTCATGACCGGGGAAGCTGGAGCCCTGGAAGCTGCCCTGGGCCACCCGGTTGAAGCCGGTGGTGGTGTCGCCCTGGCTGCCGCAGTGGCCGGCGGTGACGAAGCCGTTCTGCTCGCCCTGGGTCACCGGGAAGCCGATCGAGCAGCGGGCGGAGTCATTGATGTAGAACGCCTCGCCGCCCCGCAGGTCGTACAGCGGGCTCGGCCGCTCGGCCGACTCCACGACCCGTACCACCTCGCGGTCCGCGCCGCTGGTGGCGACGAAGGCGGCCGCCTCGCTCGGCTTGGCCGACTGCACCACGACGCTGTTGGTCTTGACGTCGACGTACCAGGCGGACGCGACATCGGCCGCCGGGGGGCGCTCCGAGGCGGTGCGGTCCAGGGCCTGCTTGGCGTCGGTGAGGGCCTTGAGACTGTGCTTGACGACCGCGGCCTTGGCGCCGCCGGCCGTGATGGTGCCGCTCTGCCCCTCGTCGGTGGTGGCGACGGTGAGTTCGGCGGTGTTGCCGGTCACCCATGCGCCGCCGTAGCTGCCGCCCAGGCTCTTGCGCAGGCCCGGTTCGGTGGCCCCGGCCCGGTACTCATTGGATATCCGCATCCGCGCCTCATCGGCCGTCAGGCCCAGGTCGCGCTGCATCGAGGCCAGCATCTCGGGGGCACCTCCCTCCGGGGGCGGGGGAGGGTTCACCGGGGTCGGCCACCGCGGGTATGCCGCTCCCCAGGAAGAGGGCGGCTATCGCGACGGTGCAACCGGCGGCCAGCTCAAGGCCGTGACGGCGTCTGCGGGACATCTTCGGTCTCCTCGGCTCGGGAGATGGTCACGCTACGTGCCCACCTGGGCGCCAAGCGTAATTGCCGGGGACGTGCCTCGCTCGGTGGGCGCATGAGCCCCGGATGAGGGGTCATGCGCCCGGGATATGCCACGACTCGGGGTGCGGGGACGCGGGGTGCGGGCGGATAAGGGTCCGCCCCGCCGCGGGGGGACGCGACGGGGCGGAGCGTGGAACGGTGGAGCGCCGGGGCTCAGCCGTTGAAGGTCTCGGGGTCGAAGCCCAGCCGGTTGCCGGTCTCCAGGGAGTCGATCGCCGACAGGTCCTCGGAGTCCAGCTGGAAGTCGAAGACGTCGATGTTCTCCTGGATCCGGGACGGGGTCACGGACTTGGGGATCACCACATTGCCGAGGTCCAGATGCCAGCGCAGCACCACCTGGGCCGGGGACTTCCCGTGCTTTTGGGCGATCGCCGCCAGCTTCGGGTCGTCCAGCAGGCCCTTGCCCTGGCCGAGCGGGGACCACGCCTCGGTGGCGATGTCATGGCGGGCGTTGAAGGCGCGCAGCTCCGCCTGCTGGAGCTGCGGGTGCAGCTCGATCTGGTCGATCACCGGGATGATCGAGGTCTCGGAGAGCAGCCGCTGGGTGTGGGCGGCGTGGAAGTTGGACAGGCCGATGGCCTTGGCGCGGCCCTCGGAGTAGATCTTCTCGAACGCCTTCCAGGTGTCCACGTACTTGTCGACCCCGGGCAGCGGCCAGTGGATCAGGTAGAGATCCACATACTCCAGGCCCAGCCTGGTCAGCGAGGCGTCGAAGGCGCGGAGGGTCGAGTCGTAGCCCTGGTCGGCATTCTGGAGCTTGGTGGTGACGAACAGCTCGTCGCGTGCGATGCCCGACGCGGCGAGCCCCTTCCCCGTGCCCTCCTCGTTGCCGTATATCGCGGCGGTGTCGATGCTGCGGTACCCGGCGTCCAGCGCGGTGCGCACCGCGACCTGCGCCTCGTCGTCCGGGATCTGCCAGACACCGAAGCCGAGCTGCGGCATCCGGACGCCGTTGTTGAGGGTGATGAACGGGACCTTGCTCACGGGCAGTCGATCCTTACGTCGGATGTGGATTGCATGCTTCCGTAGGTACAACGATCAACAAGCGGCGGGCATTCCCGCCGGCGCCCGTTCACCAGGGCCGTCCGCGCAGGACCACCACGCCACCTCCGTCCGGCCCGATGCGCTCCGCCGCCCGCCGCGCCGCCTGGGCCAGTGTGGGCACCTCGCCCAGCAGGCCGTAGAGCCCGCCCGCGAAGGCCGCAGCGCCGTCCAACGGTCCGCGATGGGCGACCACCACCTCGGCCGCCCGGGCGAAGAGCGCGGCGAGAGGCGCGCCGTCGGGGCAGCCGAGCACCACACCGGGCAGCGGGGCGCCGGTCAGCCGGCGATAGGCGGTCAGCAGCTCGGCCAGGCGCGCGGCGGGGGTGCGATGCGCCTGGCCGTCGCCGTCCTCGAAGACCAGCGCGCGCCCCTCGCGGCGGCAGACCAGATGCAGCACATCCGGGCGTACGGTGAGGATCCGCCGCAGATCGGTGGCGGCCGCGGCGGGGCACCGGTCCACCGTCAGCACGCCCCGCGCGGCCCGCTGGACCGCGGCTAACTCCTGGGACCCCGGGGCGGCGCCGGTCACCAGCACCCGCCGCAGACCGCCGCCGCCCGGCTCCCGTAAGGCGGCACGGAACACCGCGTTGTGCGGATAGGTGACGCAGGCGGCGGCCAGGACGCGCAGCCTGCCGTCCGCGATCCGGTCCGCGGTCACCGCGCGGGCCACCGCGGACCAGAACTCCCCGGCGGTGGTGCCGGCCGCCGCCGGGATGTGCTCGGCGGTCAGGCCCGCCCTGTGCAGCAGTGCCACGGCGGACGGGCCGGGCGGGAAGACCCGCGCCAACTCCCGGATCTCCTCGGTCGTCAGCGCCGGATGTCCGTCCCCGTCCTGGCCGTCCACCGTTCCGTCGCTCCTTGCCTGTGCTCGTACCGCTCGTTCCCCGCCCCGTAGCTACTGATCCGCGGTGAGGTGCAGCGGTTCCTCGAGCTCCTCGCGGAAGCGGTGCAGGGTGTGCCCCTCGCGCACCGTCGCGCCCACCGCGACCGCCGCCCGGCTCACCGCCCCGCGCGGTGCCCGCACCACCATGGCCAGCCGGTAGGTCCCGCCGATGCGCGCCGCCGAGGTGTGCCGGATCTCCCAGCCCGGGTCGGAGCGCAGCTCACGCCGCGCCTCCAGGAAGGCCCGCTCGCCGTACGCGGTGTGGAGAACCTCCCGGAAACCCAGCCGCGGGCCGAGAGGGGCCGCATGCGCCGGTGCCGCGGCCTTCGCCTCCGCGGTGAGCTGGCGCGGGGTCATCGACCAGGCCACCGGCTGGAAGACCGTGGTGCCCCGCCGCACCGGTTCGGCCGTGAGCGTGACATCGAGATTGACCGAGTGCAGGGCGGGGTCCGGCGCGTCCCGGGCGCAGGTCACCGACAGATGCACCAGGTGATAAACGGCGTTGTCCGCCTCGGTTCGCAGGAAGTCCAGCAGCTCCGGATCCGGTTCGACGAGTTCCGCCGTCACCGGTAAGGCCACCGGCCCGCCCAGGATCACCCGCCCGGCCAGCCTCGGGCCGCTGGGCTGAGGTGTCTCCTCGGACAACAGGGACAGTTCACGTTCGGGAAGTTCGGGGAGAATGACATCGATCATTTCGTGCCCCCTTCGCGGCTCAGGAGTGGTACAGCGCCTCGACCTCGACGGCGTACGCCTGTTCGATGGCCTTTCGCTTCAGTTTCAGCGACGGCGTCAGCAGACCATGCTCCTCGGAGAACTGCGCGGCAAGTATGCGGAAGGTACGAATCGACTCCGCCTGGGAGACGGTGGTGTTCGCCGCCACCACCGCGCGCCGGATCTCGGTCTCCAGATCGGGGTCC contains:
- a CDS encoding effector-associated domain EAD1-containing protein, translating into MDGQDGDGHPALTTEEIRELARVFPPGPSAVALLHRAGLTAEHIPAAAGTTAGEFWSAVARAVTADRIADGRLRVLAAACVTYPHNAVFRAALREPGGGGLRRVLVTGAAPGSQELAAVQRAARGVLTVDRCPAAAATDLRRILTVRPDVLHLVCRREGRALVFEDGDGQAHRTPAARLAELLTAYRRLTGAPLPGVVLGCPDGAPLAALFARAAEVVVAHRGPLDGAAAFAGGLYGLLGEVPTLAQAARRAAERIGPDGGGVVVLRGRPW